In one Lolium rigidum isolate FL_2022 chromosome 3, APGP_CSIRO_Lrig_0.1, whole genome shotgun sequence genomic region, the following are encoded:
- the LOC124696749 gene encoding PHD finger protein At1g33420-like, with the protein MTFPSSEEIKPRLRAFFSSRFVIIEAGQSPAVGATTETSGVPLFDASDITLAAVLLEVALAVTVEPFFFTISGCALPPPPRRRRAMAVHGRPTKRARRTRVTAEPCLLDMRAFPGATERAGAATFRANVRGFLASHASPAPPPAPAEWGQDQEAVLGDAGAVWQVGFRVGGDGEAAVVVMDVVEEDVPRARRVHCDHCTVAGWSRHPVCGKKYHFIIRNDNMPRCKTCRRCGLMVELFQTRCPSCSHGSGFAPDESEDWDYVQIDNPSHLLHGIVHENGFGHLVRINGHQGGSSLLTGYQLMDFWDRVCRYLRVRKVSVMDVSKKFEVDYRVLHAVATGCSWYGQWGFKLGSGSFGITSETYCKAIENLSSVPLSHFFPHSRSPRNQLQDTIAFYQSLSKCPLTTFRDLFLYVLGLVANKSVHNHLVTMHKKEIVYDVDLREGNWTDEEIKRAVDVALKVLRAADSWVAMRSLKAATAHPIGSPELVDYCLKTISGTRTFDGMVVVVRCNSETNTIEYRLTNETMLPPKNASLPTQEHLLRDIKFLYDALLCPHTMHPYKPEQIHDQAKRSAMVLLDCKQFLNHYDLEEDFLPQNQSALHIWCQVELLDQVDDPPSLPAELLTLPQTATVADLKMEAMRTFRDVYLMLQSFVPNQLLDCPTAGDTTQVKLLFGAKGTVHIQGKCVGGERRVAIYRMERGVDKWTVNCSCGAMDDDGERMLSCDLCQVWQHTRCAGISDFDQVPKRYVCSSCKLLHKPKMYSSFSNKRCKTAGSFSHASGGLWRSHIG; encoded by the exons CTCTGCCCCCTCCTCCCCGCCGGCGTCGAGCGATGGCGGTGCACGGGCGGCCGACGAAGCGGGCGCGGCGGACGCGGGTGACGGCGGAGCCCTGCCTGCTCGACATGCGGGCCTTCCCCGGCGCCACGGAGCGGGCGGGCGCCGCCACGTTCCGCGCCAACGTGCGCGGGTTCCTGGCCAGCCACGCGTccccggcgccgccgcccgcgcccgccgAGTGGGGGCAGGACCAGGAGGCCGTGCTGGGCGACGCCGGCGCCGTGTGGCAGGTGGGTTTCCGTGTGGGCGGGGACGGCGAGGCGGCGGTCGTGGTCATGGATGTCGTCGAGGAGGACGTGCCCAGGGCCAGGCGCGTCCACTGTGACCACTGTACTGTCGCCG GCTGGAGCAGGCACCCTGTATGTGGAAAGAAGTACCACTTCATAATTCGGAATGACAACATGCCCAGATGCAAAACCTGCCGCCGTTGTGGTCTCATGGTTGAATTGTTCCAAACAAG GTGTCCCTCATGCAGTCATGGTTCTGGGTTCGCCCCTGATGAATCAGAAGATTGGGACTATGTGCAGATTGACAATCCGAGCCATTTGCTACACGGCATAGTTCATGAAAATGGGTTTGGACACCTTGTACGGATTAATGGTCATCAAGGTGGCTCCAGCTTATTGACAGGGTACCAACTGATGGACTTTTGGGATCGTGTTTGCAGATACCTCCGAGTAAG GAAGGTCTCAGTGATGGATGTCTCAAAAAAGTTTGAAGTTGACTACCGGGTTTTACATGCTGTTGCCACTGGCTGTTCTTGGTATGGGCAGTGGGGATTCAAACTTGGCAGTGGGAGCTTTGGAATCACGTCTGAAACCTACTGCAAAGCCATTGAAAACCTCTCGTCGGTGCCACTGTCCCACTTCTTCCCTCATTCTCGGTCTCCTCGAAACCAATTGCAGGATACCATTGCTTTCTATCAATCCCTCTCAAAGTGCCCCCTCACCACATTCCGTGATTTGTTCCTCTATGTTTTggggcttgttgctaacaaaagtgtGCACAACCACCTTGTAACAATGCACAAAAAGGAGATAGTATATGATGTTGATTTGAGAGAGGGAAACTGGACTGATGAGGAAATAAAACGAGCAGTAGATGTTGCTCTGAAAGTTCTCCGTGCTGCAGATAGTTGGGTGGCTATGCGAAGCCTAAAGGCAGCAACAGCCCATCCAATTGGTTCACCAGAGCTGGTTGATTACTGCCTCAAGACCATTAGTGGTACAAGAACCTTTGATGGGATGGTTGTAGTAGTTCGTTGCAACAGCGAGACAAACACAATAGAGTACAG GCTCACAAATGAAACCATGTTGCCACCAAAGAATGCGAGCTTGCCAACCCAGGAACACCTTCTGCGTgacatcaagtttctctatgaTGCTCTCCTCTGCCCTCATACAATGCACCCTTACAAGCCAGAACAAATTCATGATCAGGCCAAGAGATCTGCCATGGTCCTTTTGGACTGCAAGCAATTCTTGAATCATTATGACTTGGAAGAGGATTTTTTGCCTCAAAACCAATCTGCGTTGCACATCTGGTGCCAAGTGGAGCTATTGGATCAGGTTGATGATCCACCCAGCCTCCCAGCAGAGCTTCTAACACTTCCTCAAACAGCTACTGTTGCTGATCTGAAGATGGAGGCTATGAGGACATTTCGAGATGTGTACTTGATGTTACAGAGCTTTGTCCCAaaccagcttcttgattgtccaACTGCAGGGGACACAACTCAAGTCAAGCTCTTATTTGGAGCAAAAGGGACTGTTCACATCCAAGGCAAGTGTGTAGGAGGTGAGCGTAGAGTTGCAATATATCGGATGGAGAGGGGTGTTGACAAATGGACAGTTAATTGTTCATGTGGAGCCATGGATGATGACGGCGAGAGAATGCTATCTTGTGACTTGTGCCAGGTGTGGCAGCACACTAGGTGCGCTGGGATTAGTGATTTTGATCAGGTCCCAAAGAGATATGTGTGTTCATCATGTAAATTACTCCACAAGCCCAAAATGTATAGTAGTTTCTCTAACAAGAGATGTAAGACTGCTGGCTCTTTTAGTCATGCCAGTGGTGGCTTGTGGAGGTCTCACATCGGTTAA